From one Gracilibacillus salinarum genomic stretch:
- a CDS encoding M48 family metalloprotease, with translation MKKIIFGYCLFTILVFIYFYDWYPLMSYGETRYGALAFAFFLAMWPLQLLTLYLLMSKTTLIEKIEQFTSPVKKTLVYVTLLILLDYLVHFPFRFAWYRITYNEGIRTQGVFSWLTEGLISQALFWLSLFVIVVVARSVIKKWPDRWGFILWLFAIPVVVFVMFIQPIWIDPLFDDFQPLRNGELRTEIDSLTEQAGIGDATLLEVNKSEKVSTFNAYVTGIFNHARIVLWDTTINGMSTSEILFIMAHEIAHYIYHHVYIGIGLYLVLSLVVLLLLQNSTRHWKDKHKLPAMTRILTITVAVLMLTQPLSLWISRQMESQADRYAIQHTEDLEPALASYHLLAEQSKADMSPASWLVWMRSSHPPLATRIERIEQEMENRETN, from the coding sequence ATGAAAAAAATCATCTTTGGTTACTGTCTCTTTACGATTTTAGTATTTATTTATTTCTATGATTGGTATCCGCTTATGTCCTATGGAGAAACCAGATATGGTGCATTAGCATTTGCTTTCTTTCTGGCGATGTGGCCATTGCAGCTGCTTACCTTGTATCTGTTAATGTCCAAAACAACACTGATCGAAAAAATCGAACAATTCACATCGCCAGTAAAGAAAACCCTTGTTTATGTCACCTTACTTATTTTGCTGGATTACCTTGTTCATTTTCCTTTCCGATTTGCCTGGTACCGTATTACATACAATGAAGGGATCCGGACTCAAGGTGTATTCTCCTGGCTCACCGAAGGTTTAATAAGTCAGGCATTATTCTGGCTGTCCTTATTCGTAATCGTAGTCGTAGCACGCAGCGTAATCAAGAAATGGCCTGACCGCTGGGGATTTATTCTTTGGCTGTTTGCTATCCCCGTCGTTGTCTTTGTCATGTTTATACAGCCGATTTGGATCGACCCGCTCTTTGACGATTTTCAGCCTTTGCGCAATGGGGAACTAAGAACGGAGATAGATTCATTGACAGAACAAGCCGGCATAGGTGATGCGACGTTACTCGAAGTCAATAAAAGTGAAAAGGTTTCGACCTTCAATGCCTATGTAACCGGGATATTTAATCATGCGAGAATTGTGTTGTGGGATACGACGATTAACGGCATGTCGACCAGTGAAATTCTTTTTATCATGGCACATGAAATTGCCCATTATATTTATCACCATGTTTATATTGGTATTGGTTTATATCTAGTGTTAAGTCTGGTGGTTTTACTCTTGTTACAGAATAGTACACGCCATTGGAAGGACAAGCATAAGCTTCCGGCGATGACAAGAATCTTAACCATCACAGTTGCGGTATTAATGCTCACACAGCCATTATCATTATGGATCTCACGTCAAATGGAATCCCAGGCGGACCGCTATGCCATCCAGCATACAGAAGATCTGGAACCAGCTTTAGCAAGCTATCATTTATTAGCGGAACAATCTAAAGCAGACATGTCACCTGCGTCCTGGCTGGTCTGGATGCGATCCAGTCATCCACCGTTAGCTACACGAATCGAGCGAATCGAACAAGAAATGGAAAATCGTGAAACCAATTAA
- a CDS encoding lipoate--protein ligase, with product MKFIDNKGITDPYINLAIEEYVLKNFGQEDTYLLFYINGPSIIIGKNQNTVEEINTDYVDENGIKVVRRLSGGGAVYHDEGNLNFSFITKDDGDSFHNFAKFTEPVVEALQKLGVPAELKGRNDLVADGRKISGNAQFTTRGRMFSHGTLMYDSEIENVVRSLNVKTEKIKSKGIKSIRSRVVNISEFLEEKLSMDELKAHILKHVFAVDTLEDVPQYVLTDEDWANIHKLSEERYQQWDWNFGKSPKFNIQHSHKFDGGLVDVRFDVHKGMIDNCTIYGDFFGVGDVNELEAKLKGVRYDRQAIDEVLSGIDVSHYLGKISKDDFLGLVY from the coding sequence ATGAAATTTATTGATAATAAAGGCATTACTGATCCATATATTAATCTGGCGATCGAGGAATATGTCCTGAAGAATTTCGGTCAAGAAGATACGTATCTGTTATTTTACATAAATGGTCCTTCTATTATTATCGGAAAAAACCAGAATACCGTAGAAGAAATTAATACAGATTACGTTGACGAGAATGGTATTAAAGTTGTTCGTCGCTTATCAGGTGGTGGCGCTGTCTATCATGATGAAGGTAATTTGAATTTTAGTTTTATTACAAAGGATGATGGCGACAGCTTTCATAATTTTGCTAAGTTCACAGAACCAGTAGTAGAAGCATTACAGAAATTAGGCGTACCGGCAGAACTAAAGGGCCGTAATGATTTAGTTGCAGATGGTCGAAAGATTTCCGGAAATGCACAATTCACGACAAGAGGTCGTATGTTCAGTCATGGAACGTTAATGTATGATTCCGAAATTGAAAATGTCGTACGTTCATTAAATGTCAAAACAGAGAAAATCAAATCAAAAGGAATTAAATCGATTCGCAGCCGTGTCGTGAATATTTCTGAATTCCTTGAAGAAAAATTATCCATGGACGAGCTCAAAGCCCATATTTTAAAACACGTCTTCGCAGTAGATACCCTCGAAGATGTACCGCAATATGTGCTGACAGACGAAGATTGGGCTAATATTCATAAGCTGTCTGAAGAACGCTACCAGCAATGGGATTGGAATTTCGGTAAATCTCCGAAATTTAATATCCAGCATTCTCATAAGTTTGATGGCGGATTAGTCGATGTTCGTTTCGACGTTCATAAAGGCATGATCGATAACTGCACGATTTATGGTGACTTCTTTGGTGTTGGGGATGTCAATGAGTTAGAAGCAAAATTAAAAGGAGTACGCTATGATCGTCAAGCTATTGATGAAGTGTTAAGCGGCATTGATGTCTCCCACTACCTGGGAAAAATTAGCAAAGACGATTTCCTTGGATTAGTCTATTAA
- the hemY gene encoding protoporphyrinogen oxidase: MKKITIIGGGIAGLTAAYYLDKKIKEEELDYELTLLESTNRLGGKIKTERRDGFTIERGPDSFLIRKQSAERLARDVGIGDKLVKNGTGTSYILVGEDLHRMPQGSFMGVPTQVKPFLSSDLFSLTGKLRAGMDYILPKGEAADDQSLGKFFRRRLGDEVVENLIEPLLSGIYAGDMDDLSLMSTFPNFYQLEQEYGSLIKGLHKTNQAPKPTTGKKPSMFYSIDGGLATLVDAIEGSLSEGIVQKRKAVQGLTKTDSGYELTLQNGEKLESDAVLVATPYSVMKQLMNQYDVISELPHMKATSVANVALAFDKEAIKEDIDGTGFVVSRNSNYRITACTWTHKKWPETTTPKGKALLRCYVGRPGDEDVVDLSDEAIEDIVLHDINKIMKIDGDPIFSVVSRWKDAMPQYSIGHKQVVERLESGLANELPGVFVAGSPYRGIGIPDCIDQGEAAVENILSFLAE, encoded by the coding sequence ATGAAAAAAATAACCATTATAGGCGGCGGTATAGCAGGACTTACTGCCGCTTATTACTTAGATAAGAAGATAAAAGAAGAGGAACTGGATTACGAATTAACCTTGTTAGAATCAACTAATCGACTAGGCGGAAAAATTAAAACAGAGCGACGGGACGGATTCACGATCGAAAGAGGTCCAGATTCCTTTTTGATCCGTAAGCAATCTGCTGAACGTCTGGCACGAGATGTAGGCATTGGTGACAAGCTGGTCAAAAATGGTACAGGCACCTCCTACATCTTGGTCGGCGAAGATCTACACCGCATGCCTCAAGGCTCTTTTATGGGAGTACCTACACAAGTGAAGCCGTTTCTATCTTCTGACTTGTTTAGTCTGACAGGTAAATTGCGAGCTGGTATGGACTACATTCTGCCGAAAGGTGAAGCCGCCGATGATCAATCATTGGGTAAATTTTTCAGACGCAGGTTAGGTGATGAAGTCGTTGAGAATTTAATTGAACCGTTACTGTCAGGTATTTATGCCGGTGATATGGATGATTTAAGTTTAATGTCTACTTTTCCTAATTTCTATCAACTGGAACAGGAGTATGGCAGTTTGATCAAAGGACTGCACAAGACCAATCAAGCACCGAAACCTACTACTGGAAAGAAGCCTAGCATGTTTTACAGTATAGATGGAGGGCTGGCTACATTGGTAGATGCAATAGAAGGATCATTATCAGAGGGAATTGTCCAAAAAAGAAAAGCAGTTCAAGGCTTGACGAAAACAGACAGTGGCTATGAGCTTACGCTGCAAAATGGTGAAAAGTTAGAATCAGATGCAGTGCTTGTCGCAACACCATATTCTGTGATGAAGCAGCTGATGAATCAATATGATGTGATCTCGGAGTTACCACATATGAAAGCTACGTCTGTTGCCAATGTCGCATTAGCCTTTGATAAAGAGGCGATTAAAGAAGACATCGATGGCACTGGCTTTGTTGTGTCGAGAAATAGTAATTACCGAATTACTGCATGTACGTGGACGCATAAGAAATGGCCGGAAACCACAACTCCAAAAGGGAAGGCACTGCTACGCTGTTACGTAGGTCGTCCTGGTGATGAAGATGTGGTAGATTTATCAGATGAAGCGATCGAAGATATCGTGTTACATGATATCAATAAAATTATGAAAATAGATGGAGATCCCATCTTTTCTGTTGTTTCACGCTGGAAGGATGCCATGCCGCAATATTCCATCGGTCACAAACAAGTAGTCGAGCGCTTAGAATCAGGGCTAGCAAACGAACTGCCAGGCGTATTCGTAGCAGGAAGTCCCTACCGAGGAATCGGAATCCCTGACTGTATCGATCAAGGCGAAGCAGCCGTAGAAAATATCTTATCGTTTTTAGCAGAGTGA
- the hemH gene encoding ferrochelatase gives MAKKKVGLLVMAYGTPYKEEDIERYYTHIRHGRTPSQEMLDDLTERYQAIGGISPLARITKEQAEALESRLNEMHDDIEFVYYLGLKHIEPFIEDAVEQMANDGIKEAISIVLAPHYSTFSVKSYNGRAKEEAEKHGIAIESVESWYDAEGFISYWADAIQKEYDKIENKEKAVLIVSAHSLPEKILQNGDPYPDQLKRTADLIQEQTGIHNVEIGWQSEGNTPDPWLGPDVQDLTRDLHEQKGFESFIYAPVGFVADHLEVLYDNDYECRVVCEEIGAAYYRPPMPNVHQTFIHTLANVVSEKLQSDDQA, from the coding sequence ATGGCAAAGAAAAAAGTAGGACTACTAGTAATGGCATATGGTACGCCATACAAAGAAGAAGATATTGAACGATATTACACACACATCCGTCATGGACGCACACCATCGCAGGAAATGCTGGATGACTTAACAGAACGCTATCAGGCCATCGGTGGTATTTCGCCATTAGCGCGTATTACCAAAGAGCAAGCTGAAGCATTGGAGTCTCGCTTAAATGAGATGCATGACGATATTGAGTTTGTTTATTACTTAGGGCTAAAGCATATTGAACCATTTATCGAGGACGCAGTAGAACAAATGGCGAACGATGGCATTAAAGAAGCGATCTCGATCGTGCTTGCACCGCACTATTCAACATTCAGTGTGAAATCCTACAATGGCAGAGCGAAGGAAGAAGCAGAGAAGCACGGCATTGCAATTGAATCTGTAGAAAGCTGGTATGATGCGGAAGGTTTCATCAGCTACTGGGCAGATGCTATTCAGAAAGAATATGACAAAATCGAGAACAAAGAGAAAGCTGTCTTAATCGTGTCTGCACACAGTCTGCCAGAGAAGATTTTACAGAATGGCGATCCTTATCCAGATCAATTGAAGCGTACAGCTGATTTAATTCAAGAACAAACCGGTATTCACAATGTCGAAATCGGCTGGCAAAGTGAGGGAAATACACCAGATCCATGGTTAGGACCAGATGTGCAGGACCTAACACGTGACCTTCACGAACAAAAAGGTTTCGAATCATTTATTTATGCGCCGGTTGGTTTTGTCGCGGATCATCTCGAAGTATTATATGATAATGATTATGAGTGTAGGGTTGTATGTGAGGAGATAGGAGCAGCTTATTATCGTCCTCCAATGCCAAATGTTCATCAAACATTTATTCATACACTAGCAAATGTAGTATCAGAAAAACTGCAAAGTGATGATCAAGCATGA
- the hemE gene encoding uroporphyrinogen decarboxylase: protein MTKFNDTILKAFRGEETDYTPVWYMRQAGRSQKEYRELKEKYSLFEITHQPELCAYVTRLPVEMYDVDAAVLYKDIMSPLPAIGVDVEIKSGVGPVIDKPITSLRDVEKLGSIDPESDVPYVLDTIRLLTQEQLNVPLIGFSGAPFTLASYMIEGGPSKNYHKTKALMYSDHKAWFTLMDKLADMTITYVEAQVKAGAQAIQIFDSWVGALNVADYRTFIKPVMNRIFSALRDYNVPLIIFGVGASHLINEWNDLPVDVIGLDWRMSIAEARQLDVTKALQGNLDPAFLMSDWEVVEEKTKQIIDEGKAHPSHIFNLGHGVTPEISPERLKKLTAFIHEYSKR, encoded by the coding sequence ATGACAAAATTTAATGACACAATATTAAAAGCTTTCCGAGGGGAAGAGACGGACTATACGCCTGTTTGGTATATGCGTCAGGCTGGCCGCTCACAAAAAGAATATCGAGAACTAAAAGAGAAATATTCGTTGTTTGAAATAACACATCAGCCAGAGCTTTGTGCTTATGTGACCCGTTTACCTGTGGAGATGTATGATGTCGATGCAGCGGTACTATATAAAGACATTATGTCACCATTACCGGCGATTGGGGTCGATGTCGAGATCAAATCTGGTGTTGGACCGGTCATTGACAAACCGATCACGTCCTTGCGGGATGTTGAAAAGCTCGGTTCGATTGATCCCGAAAGTGATGTGCCATACGTACTCGATACGATTCGGTTATTAACGCAAGAGCAATTGAATGTGCCGTTGATCGGTTTTAGCGGTGCTCCTTTTACACTAGCCAGTTATATGATCGAAGGTGGACCTAGTAAAAATTATCATAAAACGAAAGCATTAATGTACAGTGATCACAAAGCATGGTTTACGTTAATGGATAAGTTAGCGGATATGACAATTACCTACGTGGAAGCACAAGTGAAAGCTGGTGCTCAGGCCATTCAGATTTTTGATTCATGGGTGGGTGCTTTGAACGTAGCAGATTATCGCACCTTTATAAAACCAGTGATGAACCGTATTTTTTCTGCCTTACGTGATTACAACGTGCCACTAATTATTTTTGGTGTTGGTGCCAGTCACTTAATAAACGAGTGGAACGACTTACCAGTAGATGTAATCGGACTAGATTGGCGCATGTCAATTGCAGAAGCTCGTCAATTGGACGTGACAAAAGCATTGCAAGGGAACCTTGATCCGGCCTTCCTTATGTCAGATTGGGAAGTTGTTGAGGAGAAAACAAAACAAATTATTGATGAGGGGAAAGCACATCCGAGTCACATTTTTAACCTGGGACACGGAGTTACGCCTGAAATCAGTCCTGAAAGATTGAAGAAATTAACTGCCTTTATACATGAATACTCAAAACGATAG
- a CDS encoding transglycosylase domain-containing protein has protein sequence MDKAKLKEFLQMVWSAMKRYKWLSIIISTMIGLSICAYLFLIFGGRFVFDERAVILPTASKVVAEDGTVLGKLYTENRDYVTLDQIPDHVEAAFLAVEDQRFYEHAGVSFPAVARAVYRDVLAMSKVEGGSTITQQLAKNLFLVNDKTWMRKTKEVMASIYLEQNYSKSQILELYLNEIYLAHGIHGIGTAATYYFGKPIQELSVAEGALLAAMVKAPNSYSPFNDIEKAKERRNLVLSQMESTGDISTEQLLTYQAVTIKTAEQDKERDPWLDDYFAYVLEELESDYDLSREALKRGGYTVEVAMDPSIQKIAYDHILNNDHFHGSNDQVEASFVLMDQQTGKLKALIAGRDFQLNKTNHLLTNKQPGSVMKPLAVYGPAMQLGDYQPYDMLPDKNIDYDGYHVTNADGNYAGEVTMYDAVKESKNAPAVWLLDQIGISYSKSILEKMNIQLKDQGLAIALGGLENGITPIQVTEGFRTFIHHGEWTRASSIETVYDKEQEPVQPTEQKTVNVFNPQTAWNMLRMLEAVVEEGTGSSGSFSKALAGKTGTTQHPVVDGAVKDAWFAGITPSYVATTWIGYDEATEDNYLTEGSSQATALTKSILTEIDKRTPMEDAFQRSDDVEELPEPIVLPSLIDLDASMKLGGLSILQGELTWSAAEDSRIIYRIYEQAEDGAHMIGEVEGKGSYTISPMNVFKTGTYYVVPYNPLTEQAGEASNLATLKFDF, from the coding sequence TTGGATAAAGCAAAGCTGAAAGAATTCCTCCAAATGGTCTGGTCTGCGATGAAGCGCTATAAATGGCTCTCCATTATAATATCTACGATGATCGGCTTATCGATATGTGCGTATTTATTTTTAATTTTTGGAGGGCGGTTTGTCTTTGATGAACGCGCCGTTATATTGCCAACTGCTTCCAAGGTGGTAGCGGAAGACGGTACAGTTCTTGGCAAGCTTTATACAGAAAATCGTGACTATGTGACATTGGATCAAATCCCGGACCATGTTGAAGCGGCATTCTTAGCAGTGGAAGACCAACGATTTTATGAACATGCTGGTGTTTCCTTTCCTGCTGTTGCACGAGCAGTTTACCGTGATGTGTTAGCGATGAGTAAAGTCGAGGGCGGCAGCACGATTACCCAACAATTGGCTAAAAATTTATTTTTAGTTAATGATAAAACATGGATGCGTAAAACGAAGGAAGTTATGGCCTCTATTTATTTGGAGCAAAATTATTCGAAGTCTCAGATTTTAGAATTATACTTAAACGAAATCTACCTTGCACACGGCATACATGGTATTGGTACAGCTGCTACATATTACTTTGGCAAACCGATTCAGGAACTTTCGGTTGCTGAAGGGGCACTGCTTGCTGCTATGGTGAAAGCTCCAAATAGTTATTCACCATTTAATGATATCGAAAAAGCAAAAGAGCGCCGAAATCTCGTATTATCACAAATGGAAAGTACTGGCGATATTTCGACTGAACAATTACTGACGTATCAGGCAGTTACGATTAAAACAGCAGAACAAGATAAGGAAAGAGATCCATGGCTTGATGATTATTTTGCCTATGTATTAGAAGAACTAGAGAGTGATTACGACTTAAGCAGAGAAGCATTAAAACGTGGCGGTTACACTGTGGAAGTGGCGATGGATCCATCGATACAAAAAATCGCCTATGATCATATCCTGAACAATGACCATTTTCATGGATCCAATGATCAGGTAGAGGCAAGCTTTGTTTTAATGGATCAGCAAACAGGTAAACTAAAAGCATTGATTGCTGGCAGAGATTTTCAACTAAATAAAACGAATCATTTGCTTACCAATAAACAACCTGGTTCGGTAATGAAGCCATTAGCTGTTTATGGACCAGCGATGCAGCTCGGGGATTATCAGCCATATGATATGCTGCCAGACAAGAACATTGATTACGACGGATACCATGTCACCAATGCGGACGGCAATTATGCCGGGGAAGTGACGATGTATGATGCGGTGAAAGAATCAAAGAATGCGCCAGCCGTGTGGTTACTTGATCAGATCGGTATCAGTTACAGTAAATCGATTTTGGAAAAGATGAACATTCAGTTAAAGGATCAAGGCTTAGCGATTGCTTTAGGTGGATTAGAAAACGGGATCACACCAATTCAGGTGACAGAAGGCTTTCGAACCTTTATTCATCATGGGGAGTGGACGCGTGCGAGCAGTATAGAGACTGTTTATGATAAAGAACAAGAGCCTGTTCAACCAACAGAGCAGAAAACAGTCAATGTGTTTAACCCGCAAACAGCCTGGAATATGCTACGGATGTTAGAAGCAGTGGTAGAAGAAGGAACTGGCTCAAGCGGATCGTTTAGTAAAGCACTGGCAGGGAAGACTGGGACGACACAGCACCCTGTTGTGGATGGTGCGGTGAAAGACGCCTGGTTCGCTGGAATCACACCGTCTTATGTAGCGACAACTTGGATCGGATATGATGAAGCAACAGAAGATAATTACTTAACAGAAGGCTCATCTCAGGCGACAGCATTAACAAAATCGATCCTGACAGAAATCGATAAACGCACTCCAATGGAAGACGCTTTTCAACGGTCAGATGATGTCGAAGAGCTGCCGGAGCCGATCGTGTTACCGAGTCTTATTGATTTAGATGCATCCATGAAACTAGGTGGATTATCTATCCTTCAAGGGGAATTAACATGGTCAGCTGCTGAAGACAGCCGGATTATTTACCGAATATATGAGCAAGCTGAAGATGGAGCGCATATGATTGGAGAGGTAGAAGGTAAAGGTTCGTACACGATTAGCCCGATGAATGTATTTAAAACGGGAACATATTATGTCGTTCCGTATAATCCTTTGACAGAACAAGCAGGAGAAGCATCGAATCTCGCAACCTTAAAATTTGACTTTTAA
- a CDS encoding antibiotic biosynthesis monooxygenase family protein, whose amino-acid sequence MNGYMTNGTYEFLEKIKESHSISPFILMHNQVKSVAYYEDTASSIFETSRNYQVITQIGQLTETGYISMTHVPVTEEGRPIFEMEYNQIVQDLEGIIAARVLRSFHGNQYILLIEWKDPQDFEKWKDQQPLPSKKKNSYVTGSVYSESFRVGTED is encoded by the coding sequence ATGAATGGATATATGACAAATGGAACATACGAATTTCTCGAGAAAATAAAGGAGAGTCATTCCATTTCTCCCTTTATTCTAATGCATAACCAAGTCAAATCAGTAGCGTATTATGAAGACACTGCGTCCTCGATTTTTGAAACGAGCAGAAATTATCAGGTAATTACACAAATCGGTCAATTAACCGAGACGGGATATATCAGTATGACCCATGTTCCTGTAACCGAAGAGGGGCGCCCAATATTTGAGATGGAATATAATCAAATCGTTCAAGATCTCGAAGGTATCATTGCAGCACGAGTGTTGCGTTCTTTTCATGGTAATCAGTATATTCTCTTAATCGAATGGAAAGACCCTCAGGATTTCGAAAAATGGAAGGATCAACAACCATTACCTTCCAAGAAAAAGAATTCCTACGTTACAGGCTCTGTTTATTCTGAAAGCTTTAGAGTGGGAACCGAGGATTGA
- a CDS encoding thioredoxin family protein, with the protein MKKMIIFVLLLVVIFGALIFVVQYQNSQKLDGVDNPYNKSDLDQATIDQLEDPIYQNQILPDELQEKLDNGEDITVYFYSPTCIHCQRTTPVVVPMAEEYGVDLVKLNLLEFEAAWNEYSIEATPTIVRYEGGEETARIVGENEQAAFENFFEQEVLHEE; encoded by the coding sequence ATGAAGAAAATGATCATTTTTGTATTATTGCTCGTTGTTATATTTGGAGCATTAATATTCGTTGTGCAATATCAAAACTCTCAAAAATTAGATGGGGTGGACAATCCCTATAATAAGTCAGATTTAGATCAAGCAACTATTGATCAACTAGAAGATCCAATATACCAGAATCAGATATTACCTGATGAATTACAGGAAAAGTTGGATAATGGTGAAGACATTACAGTGTACTTCTACAGTCCGACATGTATTCATTGTCAACGTACTACTCCTGTTGTCGTGCCGATGGCTGAAGAATATGGAGTGGACTTAGTAAAATTGAATTTGCTTGAATTCGAAGCAGCATGGAACGAATACAGCATAGAAGCAACGCCAACAATTGTCCGATATGAAGGCGGTGAAGAAACAGCAAGAATTGTAGGAGAAAACGAGCAAGCTGCCTTTGAGAATTTCTTTGAACAAGAAGTACTACATGAAGAATAA
- a CDS encoding disulfide oxidoreductase: protein MDKKKETLLFIIWAQTLIATMGSLFYSEIMKYIPCELCWFQRILMYPLVIIYGYAVYKKDIRYAFPGMIMSGIGLLVSAYHYLIQRVPSLHSTGEACGVIPCNTIYVNYLGFISIPFLAFIAFLVIFSIHLYLIVQKRRA from the coding sequence ATGGACAAGAAAAAAGAAACGTTACTATTTATTATTTGGGCGCAGACTCTCATTGCGACAATGGGAAGTTTGTTTTACTCAGAAATCATGAAATACATACCTTGTGAATTATGCTGGTTTCAGCGAATTCTCATGTACCCGCTTGTAATTATTTATGGGTACGCCGTCTATAAAAAAGATATCCGATATGCCTTCCCTGGAATGATTATGAGCGGCATCGGTCTGCTCGTCTCCGCGTATCATTACTTGATACAGCGTGTACCAAGTTTACATTCAACAGGTGAAGCGTGTGGTGTGATCCCGTGTAACACGATCTATGTAAATTATTTAGGATTTATTTCCATCCCTTTCCTAGCTTTTATAGCTTTTCTTGTCATCTTTAGTATACACTTATATTTAATCGTACAAAAAAGGAGAGCCTAA